From the genome of Neisseria lisongii, one region includes:
- a CDS encoding AbrB/MazE/SpoVT family DNA-binding domain-containing protein, whose amino-acid sequence MRIEIKKWGNSKAIRLPKSLTDSLPMNLGDYVEFEQIDDCSVKLSIIPKETHRKPRLSLSERINMTDLEQLQPDPAWENMPPAGKESW is encoded by the coding sequence ATGCGAATTGAAATCAAAAAATGGGGTAACAGCAAAGCAATCCGCCTACCCAAATCTCTAACCGATTCTTTACCCATGAACCTTGGTGATTATGTTGAGTTTGAGCAAATTGATGATTGTTCCGTCAAACTCAGCATTATTCCGAAAGAAACACACCGCAAACCACGTTTATCCCTTTCCGAACGAATCAACATGACCGATTTGGAACAACTGCAACCCGACCCTGCTTGGGAAAATATGCCGCCTGCCGGAAAAGAGAGTTGGTAA
- a CDS encoding type II toxin-antitoxin system PemK/MazF family toxin, with translation MSTRIFDRGDIIRINLNPTVGKEIQGNYRPALVLSSKVFHRLGFAMVAPITQGNADLARNNGFAVSLLGTPCETQGIVLGHQVRIVDFRERSAQKIETAPTYIVEEVQDIVDSILHD, from the coding sequence ATGAGTACCCGTATTTTTGACCGTGGCGACATTATCCGAATCAATCTGAATCCCACCGTCGGTAAGGAAATTCAAGGCAACTACCGCCCTGCTTTGGTGTTAAGCAGCAAAGTATTTCACCGCTTGGGCTTTGCAATGGTTGCGCCAATTACCCAAGGAAACGCCGACCTTGCACGCAATAACGGATTTGCCGTATCGCTACTCGGTACACCTTGTGAAACCCAAGGCATTGTATTGGGTCATCAGGTACGGATTGTTGATTTTAGAGAACGTTCGGCACAAAAAATTGAAACCGCTCCCACTTATATTGTCGAAGAAGTGCAAGATATAGTGGACTCGATTTTGCACGACTGA
- the secF gene encoding protein translocase subunit SecF, whose product MELFRIKRDIPFMSYGKLTTFISLVTFIAAVFFLVTKGLNFSVEFTGGTVMEVQYQQGTDVNKTREKLDTLKIGDVQVQALGSNKHIMIRLPNKEGISSAQLSNQVMDLLKQQQPDVTLRQVEFIGPQVGEELVTNGLLALGVVVAGIIIYLSMRFEWRFAVSAIIANMHDIVIILGCFAFFQWEFSLTVLAGILAVLGYSVNESVVVFDRIRENFRKPSMRGHSVPQVIDNAITSTMSRTIITHGSTEAMVLSMLIFGGAALHGFSMALTIGIVFGIYSSVLVASPLLLMFGLNRENISKPPKKKEEVVV is encoded by the coding sequence ATGGAATTATTCAGAATCAAACGGGATATTCCGTTTATGAGCTACGGCAAACTGACGACTTTTATTTCGTTGGTTACCTTTATCGCCGCCGTCTTTTTCCTCGTTACCAAAGGCCTGAATTTCTCGGTAGAATTCACCGGCGGTACGGTGATGGAGGTGCAGTACCAACAGGGGACGGATGTCAATAAAACCCGTGAAAAACTGGACACGCTGAAGATCGGCGATGTGCAGGTTCAGGCACTGGGTTCCAACAAACACATCATGATCCGCTTGCCGAATAAAGAAGGCATCAGCTCGGCGCAGCTGTCGAATCAGGTGATGGATCTCTTGAAACAGCAGCAGCCTGACGTAACCCTGCGCCAAGTCGAATTTATCGGCCCGCAGGTCGGCGAAGAATTGGTAACCAACGGCCTGCTCGCCTTGGGCGTGGTGGTTGCCGGCATCATCATCTACCTTTCCATGCGCTTTGAATGGCGTTTCGCCGTATCCGCCATCATCGCCAATATGCACGACATTGTGATTATTCTCGGTTGCTTCGCCTTCTTCCAATGGGAATTTTCGCTGACCGTATTGGCGGGCATTTTGGCGGTATTGGGCTATTCGGTAAACGAATCGGTGGTGGTGTTCGACCGCATCCGGGAAAACTTCCGCAAACCATCGATGCGCGGCCACAGCGTACCGCAGGTTATCGACAACGCCATTACATCGACCATGAGCCGTACCATCATCACCCACGGCTCGACCGAAGCAATGGTATTGTCCATGCTGATTTTCGGCGGCGCAGCGCTGCACGGCTTCTCTATGGCACTGACCATCGGCATCGTATTCGGCATTTACTCGTCGGTATTGGTTGCCAGCCCGCTGCTCTTAATGTTCGGCCTGAATCGGGAAAACATTTCCAAACCGCCGAAGAAAAAAGAAGAAGTGGTGGTATAG
- the secD gene encoding protein translocase subunit SecD yields MNRYPLWKYLLIALTIVLAVVYSLPNLFGETPAVQVSTNRQSITINEQTQNKVASALQSAHIATDGMFIADNSLKVRFKDTETQLKARDVIENTLGEGYITALNLLADSPEWMTRIKANPMFLGLDLRGGVHFTMQVDMKAAMQKTFERYAGDIRRELRRQKIRIGAIRQTDNALNVPFLDEADVGKALPVLRKHFPEATINGEGSHIVLTLSEDAVNKVRTDAVKQNISTLHNRVNELGVAEPVIQQSGADRIVVQLPGVQDTAKAKDIIGRTATLEVRMVEDDPSKVEAALNGNVPSGYELLYSAGEHRSATLVNKQVELTGDNINDAQPGFDDKGAPAVDINLDSAGGSIFGELTTQNVGKRMAMVLIDQGKSEVVTAPVIRSAITGGRVQISGSMNQAEARDTALLLRAGSLAAPMNIVEERTIGPSLGKENIEKGFHSTLWGFVVVALFMVVYYRLIGLFSTIALTTNILFLVAILSALQATMTLPGIAALALTLGMAIDSNVLINERIREELRAGVPPQQAINLGYQHAWATIVDSNLTSLIAGIALLVFGSGPVRGFAVVHCLGILTSMYSSVVVSRALVNLWYGRRRKLQNISIGAVWRPKAETAAADKE; encoded by the coding sequence ATGAACCGTTATCCCTTATGGAAATACCTGCTGATTGCACTGACGATTGTGCTGGCGGTGGTGTATTCCCTACCCAACCTTTTCGGTGAAACGCCGGCGGTGCAGGTTTCGACCAACCGCCAGTCGATTACCATCAACGAGCAGACGCAGAACAAAGTGGCATCCGCCCTGCAGTCGGCACACATCGCAACCGACGGCATGTTTATCGCCGACAATTCGCTGAAAGTCCGCTTTAAAGATACTGAAACCCAGCTCAAAGCCCGTGATGTGATTGAAAACACTTTGGGTGAAGGCTACATTACCGCCTTAAACCTGCTGGCGGACAGTCCGGAATGGATGACCCGCATTAAAGCCAACCCGATGTTTTTGGGCTTGGACTTGCGCGGCGGTGTGCATTTCACCATGCAGGTGGACATGAAAGCGGCAATGCAGAAAACGTTTGAACGCTATGCGGGCGACATCCGTCGGGAGTTGCGCCGCCAGAAAATCCGTATCGGTGCCATCCGCCAAACCGACAACGCTTTGAATGTGCCGTTTTTAGACGAAGCCGATGTCGGCAAAGCCTTGCCGGTGTTGCGCAAACATTTCCCCGAAGCCACGATTAACGGCGAGGGTAGCCATATTGTGCTGACGCTGTCGGAAGATGCCGTAAACAAAGTACGTACCGATGCCGTGAAACAGAATATTTCCACGCTGCACAACCGTGTCAATGAATTGGGCGTTGCCGAGCCGGTGATTCAGCAGTCGGGTGCAGACCGCATTGTGGTTCAGCTTCCGGGCGTACAGGATACCGCCAAGGCCAAAGACATCATCGGTCGCACCGCTACGTTGGAAGTGCGCATGGTGGAAGACGATCCGAGCAAAGTCGAAGCGGCTTTGAACGGCAATGTGCCGAGCGGTTACGAATTGCTGTACAGTGCCGGCGAACACCGCAGCGCCACGTTGGTGAATAAACAGGTCGAGCTGACCGGCGACAACATCAACGATGCCCAACCGGGTTTTGACGACAAAGGCGCACCGGCGGTCGATATTAATCTGGACAGTGCCGGCGGCAGCATTTTCGGCGAACTGACCACCCAAAATGTCGGCAAACGCATGGCCATGGTATTGATTGATCAAGGAAAATCCGAAGTGGTTACCGCTCCGGTAATCCGCAGTGCCATTACCGGCGGACGGGTGCAGATTTCCGGCAGCATGAATCAGGCGGAAGCCAGAGATACGGCACTGCTGCTGCGTGCCGGTTCGCTGGCAGCGCCGATGAATATTGTCGAAGAACGCACCATCGGCCCGTCTTTGGGTAAAGAAAACATCGAAAAAGGCTTTCATTCCACGCTGTGGGGTTTTGTCGTAGTGGCGCTGTTTATGGTGGTTTACTACCGCCTGATCGGTCTGTTTTCTACTATCGCCCTGACCACCAATATTCTGTTTCTGGTGGCGATTCTGTCGGCGTTGCAGGCGACCATGACCTTGCCGGGCATTGCGGCGCTGGCGCTGACGCTGGGTATGGCCATCGACTCCAACGTATTGATTAACGAGCGTATCCGTGAAGAATTGCGTGCCGGTGTGCCGCCGCAACAGGCGATCAACCTCGGTTACCAACACGCATGGGCAACGATTGTCGATTCCAACCTGACTTCGCTGATTGCCGGTATCGCCTTGCTGGTGTTTGGTTCAGGCCCGGTGCGGGGCTTTGCCGTGGTGCATTGCTTGGGTATTTTGACTTCGATGTATTCATCGGTTGTCGTGTCCCGTGCATTGGTGAACCTGTGGTACGGCCGCCGCCGCAAGCTGCAAAACATTTCCATCGGTGCGGTATGGCGGCCGAAAGCCGAAACCGCTGCGGCGGATAAGGAGTAA
- the yajC gene encoding preprotein translocase subunit YajC gives MLTQFAPLVLILLVFYFLIMRPQQKKFKAHQAMLADLKAGDKVLLAAGFKGKITQVGEQFFTVEIGNNVRVEVERNAIASKVE, from the coding sequence ATGCTGACCCAATTTGCACCGCTGGTTTTGATTTTGCTGGTGTTTTACTTCCTGATTATGCGTCCCCAACAAAAGAAATTCAAAGCGCACCAAGCCATGCTGGCAGATTTGAAAGCGGGCGACAAGGTGTTGTTGGCTGCGGGTTTCAAAGGCAAAATCACCCAAGTCGGCGAACAGTTTTTCACCGTTGAAATCGGCAACAACGTGCGTGTAGAAGTAGAACGCAACGCCATCGCCAGCAAAGTGGAATAA
- a CDS encoding histone deacetylase family protein: MKKTIQRLRTFLRRLFGRHARMAWVSHPIFMQHSPGKDHPDSPQRIAAIQTALKEQKIWPYLQNIEAVEVQDKQLALVHPRNYLSRLEANQPQEGKIYRIDDDTVMSHQSLSAARFAAGAVVQAVNLVIAKKAHHAFCAVRPPGHHAHSSKSGGFCLINNIAVGAMHAIAEYRLKRVAVVDFDVHHGDGTTEIFKDDPRILFLNTFETDLFPFPEGNIERGTNPNMLHTPLLRGTGSRRFRKIIRTQWLPALKRFQPELVLISAGFDAHRQDETGRLNLHEADYAWLTHKIIQAASECSGKIVSVLEGGYTLEPLAKSAAAHIGVLAGLPKAQYATAYDQYLNASRKRFPKLFR, translated from the coding sequence ATGAAGAAAACCATTCAGCGTTTACGCACTTTCCTGCGCCGCCTTTTCGGCCGGCACGCCCGCATGGCTTGGGTTTCGCACCCCATTTTCATGCAGCACAGCCCCGGCAAAGACCACCCCGATTCGCCGCAGCGGATTGCCGCCATTCAGACGGCGCTGAAAGAACAGAAAATCTGGCCGTATCTGCAAAACATCGAAGCAGTCGAAGTTCAAGACAAACAGTTGGCGCTGGTACACCCCCGCAATTATCTGAGCCGACTCGAAGCCAACCAGCCGCAGGAAGGCAAAATCTACCGCATTGACGATGATACGGTGATGAGCCACCAATCGCTTTCGGCGGCACGTTTTGCCGCCGGAGCCGTGGTGCAGGCGGTGAATCTGGTGATTGCCAAAAAAGCCCACCACGCCTTTTGCGCCGTGCGTCCGCCCGGCCACCATGCCCACAGCAGCAAATCGGGCGGCTTTTGTCTGATCAACAACATCGCCGTCGGTGCCATGCACGCCATCGCCGAATACCGTCTGAAACGGGTTGCCGTGGTCGATTTCGATGTCCACCACGGCGACGGCACCACCGAGATTTTCAAAGACGACCCCCGTATCCTGTTTCTCAACACTTTTGAAACCGATTTGTTCCCGTTTCCCGAAGGCAATATCGAGCGGGGAACCAATCCGAACATGCTGCACACGCCGCTGCTGCGCGGCACCGGAAGCCGCCGTTTCCGCAAAATCATCCGCACCCAATGGCTGCCGGCGCTCAAACGCTTCCAGCCCGAACTGGTTTTGATTTCCGCTGGTTTCGATGCCCACCGCCAAGACGAAACAGGCCGTCTGAATCTGCATGAAGCCGATTATGCGTGGCTGACGCACAAAATTATTCAGGCTGCTTCGGAATGCAGCGGTAAAATCGTTTCGGTATTGGAAGGCGGCTACACGCTCGAACCCTTGGCAAAATCCGCCGCCGCCCATATCGGCGTATTGGCGGGTCTGCCCAAAGCACAATATGCCACAGCCTACGACCAATATCTCAACGCTTCGCGCAAACGGTTTCCCAAACTGTTCCGCTAA